Proteins encoded in a region of the Panicum hallii strain FIL2 chromosome 3, PHallii_v3.1, whole genome shotgun sequence genome:
- the LOC112887529 gene encoding scarecrow-like protein 30, protein MVIEPHFDDLHTITRTEKPCDGSSSSSQQQLTTYNYRLSDPQFFPQPTNNESNAEISDLVPIPGMYNVSSNLGQNQLQIPAGISPDYQRIRSNNALHNISQMLMEDVDERVGLHEGEPALHAAEKAFYDILEQVYPPSWPPLCSNNEADGPDESRNNCQKRPRSTSSTSDMSSRSVLHPLPAPLSPYNYGRSLFMPYQPSTSTGRAARFGFPALQIIRSAEDAKGFDKSVIYLDSDKLCICRLTTKAKEVEKSKYAVFQITDHRGNNPYTQDLNNREGRSSKQHTNTVTCEISQNRKFDRILLCYRHECFNETVSLRELMGKQARKDSPKGQSKGPAQQKLRGKRQINKEVVDLRTLLIHCAQSVAADDRQLATELIKKIRQHSSPDGDCTQRLAFYLVDGLEARLAGIGSQLYRKFLEKRVTDEEVFKIYKLCLAAFPLLRASNAFANKTIVEASRGQLKVHIIDFGICFGFQWPSLIQQFAEQGVPPMLRITGIDVTRPGFGTLEITEQAGKRLADYANMFKVPFQYQGISSRFENVQIEDLNIEEDELLIVNCLYRMKSLGDETVSMNSARDRVLKIMRRINPKVFILGVVNGSYSSPFFITRFKELLFHYSSVFDMFDANAPRDNEARKLLEGRVLAREAINIIACEGAERTDRPETYKQWQARCLKAGFEQLPVDPAILNSIIEMKKAIYHEDFVADEDSGWLLQGWKGRVMHAISKWKPNESCSDQ, encoded by the coding sequence ATGGTGATTGAACCTCACTTTGATGACCTGCACACCATTACAAGAACCGAAAAACCATGTGatggatcttcctcttcttcccagCAGCAACTCACAACATATAACTACAGACTGTCTGATCCCCAGTTCTTTCCCCAACCAACCAATAATGAATCGAACGCAGAAATCTCCGACCTGGTCCCCATCCCTGGAATGTATAATGTCAGTAGCAACCTCGGACAAAACCAACTTCAGATTCCTGCAGGGATAAGCCCAGACTACCAAAGGATCAGATCAAACAATGCTCTTCACAACATTAGCCAGATGCTGATGGAGGATGTCGATGAGAGGGTTGGCTTGCATGAAGGGGAGCCCGCCCTTCATGCTGCTGAGAAGGCCTTCTATGATATTCTAGAGCAGGTATACCCGCCTTCATGGCCACCACTCTGTAGCAACAATGAAGCAGATGGCCCAGATGAGAGCAGGAACAATTGCCAAAAACGGCCTCGCAGCACTAGCTCCACTAGTGACATGTCCAGTCGCAGCGTGTTACACCCCTTACCAGCCCCTTTGAGTCCATATAACTATGGCAGGAGTCTTTTCATGCCATATCAGCCTTCAACAAGCACTGGGAGGGCCGCTAGATTTGGCTTCCCTGCCTTGCAAATCATAAGAAGTGCCGAGGATGCAAAGGGGTTTGATAAAAGTGTCATCTATTTGGACAGCGACAAGCTTTGCATCTGCAGGCTGACTACAAAGgcgaaagaagtcgagaagagCAAATATGCAGTCTTTCAGATCACAGACCACAGGGGGAACAATCCATATACCCAAGATTTGAATAACAGGGAAGGGAGAAGCAGCAAACAACATACGAATACGGTTACTTGCGAAATAAGCCAAAACAGAAAGTTTGACAGAATTCTGCTTTGCTACCGTCATGAATGTTTCAACGAAACAGTAAGCCTGCGAGAATTGATGGGAAAGCAAGCAAGGAAGGATTCACCGAAAGGTCAAAGCAAAGGACCTGCTCAACAGAAGCTGCGGGGCAAGAGGCAGATCAACAAAGAAGTGGTCGATCTTAGGACTCTCCTCATCCACTGTGCACAATCTGTAGCAGCTGACGACCGTCAGCTGGCCACTGAGCTCATCAAGAAGATAAGACAGCACTCCTCGCCTGATGGAGATTGTACTCAGAGGTTGGCCTTTTACTTAGTGGATGGCCTTGAGGCACGTCTAGCTGGGATCGGGAGTCAGCTGTACCGCAAATTCCTGGAGAAGCGAGTAACTGATGAAGAGGTGTTTAAGATCTACAAACTTTGTCTTGCGGCTTTCCCTTTGCTCAGGGCGTCAAACGCCTTTGCCAACAAAACTATTGTTGAAGCCTCCAGGGGGCAATTGAAGGTGCACATCATCGATTTTGGCATATGCTTTGGCTTTCAGTGGCCATCACTGATCCAGCAGTTTGCTGAGCAAGGAGTGCCTCCAATGCTTCGGATTACAGGCATAGATGTGACTCGACCAGGTTTCGGCACCTTGGAGATCACTGAGCAGGCAGGGAAGCGGTTGGCTGATTATGCAAACATGTTTAAGGTACCTTTCCAATATCAGGGCATTTCCTCACGATTTGAAAACGTTCAGATTGAAGATCTCAACATCGAGGAGGATGAACTTCTCATAGTCAACTGTTTGTACCGGATGAAATCTCTTGGCGATGAGACAGTATCCATGAATAGCGCAAGGGATAGGGTGCTGAAAATCATGAGAAGGATAAACCCAAAGGTCTTCATTCTCGGCGTCGTGAATGGGTCATACAGTTCTCCCTTCTTTATAACGCGTTTCAAAGAGCTCCTGTTCCATTACTCCTCAGTGTTCGACATGTTTGATGCAAATGCTCCACGGGATAATGAAGCAAGAAAGCTGTTAGAGGGGAGAGTGCTTGCGCGGGAGGCGATAAACATCATAGCATGCGAGGGCGCAGAAAGGACAGACAGGCCAGAAACTTACAAGCAGTGGCAAGCAAGGTGCCTCAAGGCCGGGTTCGAGCAGCTCCCTGTCGATCCAGCTATCTTAAATTCAATAATAGAAATGAAGAAAGCGATTTATCATGAGGACTTTGTTGCTGATGAAGACAGTGGCTGGCTGCTACAAGGATGGAAAGGCAGAGTGATGCATGCAATATCCAAATGGAAGCCCAATGAATCATGTTCTGATCAGTAA